One Sphingomonas sp. OV641 genomic window carries:
- a CDS encoding ankyrin repeat domain-containing protein — protein MKTLSRLFVPLFILAAFPAAAQQQSQGYKFLEAVRKSKGDEVVQMLDQPGQRIVNARDITTGEGALHIVVKRGDGTYLRFLLARGADPNMRDGRGDTPLLLAVQYGQNALVDILTAAKANPNLGNGGGETPLIRAVQKRDLPMVRSLLAAGANPDQTDNIAGMSARDYAKADTRSPAIAKLIDEKPKRAVRAVAGPRM, from the coding sequence GTGAAGACGCTTAGCCGCCTGTTCGTCCCCCTGTTCATTCTTGCTGCCTTTCCGGCCGCCGCGCAGCAGCAGTCGCAGGGGTACAAGTTTCTTGAAGCCGTGCGTAAGTCCAAGGGCGATGAAGTCGTGCAGATGCTTGATCAGCCCGGTCAACGCATCGTCAACGCCCGCGATATAACCACGGGTGAAGGGGCGTTGCACATCGTGGTGAAGCGCGGCGACGGAACCTATCTGCGCTTCTTGCTGGCACGCGGGGCCGATCCGAACATGCGTGATGGTCGTGGCGACACCCCGCTGCTGCTGGCGGTGCAATATGGCCAGAATGCGCTGGTCGACATTCTAACGGCAGCGAAGGCGAACCCGAACTTGGGTAATGGCGGTGGTGAAACGCCGCTGATCCGTGCGGTCCAGAAGCGTGATCTCCCGATGGTCCGCAGCCTGTTGGCGGCAGGCGCCAACCCTGACCAGACCGACAACATCGCCGGCATGTCCGCCAGGGACTATGCCAAGGCCGACACGCGCTCTCCCGCCATCGCCAAGCTGATCGACGAAAAGCCCAAGCGTGCGGTCCGTGCCGTCGCCGGTCCGCGGATGTAA
- the msrB gene encoding peptide-methionine (R)-S-oxide reductase MsrB, translating into MDQLNLSEAEWKQRLSPEQYHVLREAGTERAFAGKYNDYKADGIYHCAACALELFDSADKYDSGSGWPSFTQPISPEVVSDHRDTSHGMVRIETRCARCDSHLGHVFPDGPPPTGLRYCMNSVSLDFRARK; encoded by the coding sequence ATGGATCAGTTGAACCTGTCGGAAGCCGAATGGAAACAGCGGCTTAGCCCGGAGCAATATCACGTGCTGCGCGAAGCCGGCACGGAGCGGGCGTTTGCCGGCAAGTATAATGACTATAAGGCGGACGGCATCTATCACTGCGCCGCCTGCGCGCTCGAGCTGTTCGACAGCGCCGACAAATATGACTCCGGTTCCGGCTGGCCCAGCTTCACCCAGCCCATTTCTCCGGAGGTCGTTTCCGATCATCGCGACACGAGCCACGGGATGGTGCGGATCGAGACCCGCTGCGCGCGATGCGACAGCCATCTCGGGCACGTCTTTCCCGATGGCCCGCCGCCGACCGGTCTTCGCTACTGCATGAATTCGGTCAGCCTCGATTTCCGCGCCCGCAAGTGA
- a CDS encoding M48 family metallopeptidase codes for MTEDIEIVRHPTARRVKLAFDPASGRIRLTIPKRASATKALAWAAGHREWIAAQRANLPQARPFAPGAIIPVADDRLTIEWREGASRIVRREGDRLLLSGASATVARRVEGWLRREALRLLEADTSLYADRAGVRVARVSIGDPRGRWGSCTSDGAIRYSWRLLLAPAAVRQATAAHEVAHRIHMNHSPAFHALVEAIYGEDPTPHRQWLRTNGASLHWYGRSSTGGGGG; via the coding sequence GTGACCGAAGACATCGAGATTGTCCGCCATCCGACCGCCCGCCGGGTCAAGCTGGCGTTCGATCCCGCAAGCGGCCGGATTCGCCTGACGATCCCCAAGCGGGCCTCCGCCACCAAGGCGCTTGCCTGGGCCGCGGGCCACCGCGAGTGGATCGCGGCGCAGCGTGCCAATCTGCCGCAGGCGAGGCCATTCGCGCCGGGCGCCATCATTCCGGTCGCCGACGACAGGTTGACGATCGAGTGGCGGGAGGGCGCATCACGCATCGTGCGGCGGGAAGGCGATCGGCTGCTACTCTCCGGCGCGTCCGCGACCGTGGCTCGGCGGGTCGAAGGCTGGCTGCGGCGGGAAGCGCTGCGGCTGCTGGAGGCTGACACCAGCCTCTATGCCGATCGCGCTGGTGTGCGCGTCGCGCGCGTGTCGATCGGTGACCCGCGCGGCCGCTGGGGAAGCTGCACCAGCGACGGAGCGATACGATATAGCTGGCGCCTCCTGTTGGCGCCGGCCGCCGTCCGGCAGGCGACCGCCGCGCACGAGGTCGCCCATCGTATCCACATGAACCATTCGCCCGCGTTTCACGCCCTGGTTGAGGCGATCTATGGCGAAGATCCGACTCCGCACCGCCAGTGGCTACGCACCAACGGCGCTTCGCTTCACTGGTATGGGCGTTCCTCGACCGGCGGCGGCGGCGGCTGA
- a CDS encoding transglycosylase domain-containing protein, whose protein sequence is MARAPAPRSPWRRRLSITIKLMIALGVLALGALVTAVYIARAQLPSFEELKSSPNGQMIRVHAVDGTVLVSIGPSYGEWLPFDRIPRVMRDATIAVEDKRFYSHLGVDPIGVARSVKVRLDRGRWVQGGSTITQQLARNVFLNNQKKFGRKFREWILALAMERKFTKDQVLELYLNKVYYGGGAYGIDAASRKFFGHGANRLSLSEAAIIAGLVKAPSNYSPTADAQAAVDRAQVVLRVMAENGVISAGEAADANPDAVKLAPEPKQNSVRYFTDWALPQLELLIDETERPLEVWTTLDLNMQRAADAAVRANAPAGAQGALVALDRDGAVRAMVGGKDYVSSIYNRATQAQRQPGSAFKLFVYLAALEAGMTPESTVVDEPVSIGGWSPRNSSRRFSGQVTLRTAFAYSLNTVAAKLGQQVGFTTVADMARRFGITSTINTHPSMVLGTSDVRLIDMTRAFASVANKGVAVTPFGITKVTANNEVIFEHEVDRSRVLVAPYVAAQMTDLLQTAVNTGTGRAAQIGRPVAGKTGTTSSSKDGWFLGFSSGLTTGVWMGRDDAKAVGGLQGGAAPARAFAQFMGKAVSKRPIEQFETEVTLPEWQLEPDEESYFGEPDNSVFVDETGAPIAVDGVPLPDDGYGRGVERPSPRGERPVPEGYYEEPPAPAAPEQRLDQDWIDRVTGREPPREPRRDRRVQPPPPPVEERPYQ, encoded by the coding sequence ATGGCCCGCGCCCCTGCTCCCCGTTCGCCCTGGCGCCGCCGCCTTTCGATCACGATCAAGCTGATGATCGCGCTCGGAGTGCTGGCGCTTGGTGCTCTTGTCACCGCGGTGTACATCGCGCGTGCGCAGCTGCCCTCGTTCGAGGAGCTGAAATCCTCGCCCAACGGCCAGATGATCCGCGTGCACGCGGTGGATGGCACGGTGCTGGTATCGATCGGCCCGAGCTACGGCGAATGGCTGCCTTTTGATCGTATCCCGCGTGTGATGCGCGATGCGACCATCGCGGTAGAGGACAAGCGCTTCTACAGTCATCTGGGCGTTGATCCGATCGGCGTCGCGCGCTCGGTCAAGGTACGCCTCGATCGCGGGCGCTGGGTGCAGGGCGGCTCCACCATCACCCAGCAGCTCGCCCGCAATGTCTTCCTCAACAATCAGAAGAAGTTCGGCCGCAAGTTCCGCGAATGGATCCTTGCGCTGGCGATGGAGCGCAAGTTCACCAAGGATCAGGTGCTCGAGCTGTACCTGAACAAGGTCTATTACGGCGGCGGCGCTTATGGGATAGATGCCGCGTCGCGCAAATTCTTCGGCCATGGCGCCAATCGGCTGTCGCTGAGCGAGGCCGCGATTATCGCCGGGCTGGTCAAGGCGCCGTCCAACTACTCGCCCACCGCGGACGCGCAGGCGGCGGTTGACCGTGCGCAGGTCGTGCTGCGGGTGATGGCCGAAAACGGCGTGATCAGCGCGGGCGAGGCGGCCGATGCGAACCCGGACGCGGTAAAGCTCGCGCCCGAGCCCAAGCAGAACAGCGTTCGTTACTTCACCGATTGGGCGTTGCCGCAGCTCGAATTGCTGATCGATGAAACGGAACGGCCGCTTGAGGTCTGGACGACGCTTGATCTGAACATGCAGCGGGCGGCCGATGCGGCCGTGCGCGCCAATGCCCCCGCCGGCGCGCAGGGCGCCTTGGTGGCGCTGGACCGCGACGGCGCGGTTCGGGCGATGGTCGGCGGCAAGGACTATGTGTCCTCCATCTACAATCGTGCCACTCAGGCGCAGCGCCAGCCTGGCTCCGCGTTCAAGCTCTTCGTCTATCTGGCGGCGCTGGAAGCGGGAATGACGCCCGAATCCACCGTTGTCGACGAGCCGGTGTCGATCGGCGGGTGGAGCCCCAGGAACAGCTCCCGACGTTTCTCCGGACAGGTCACGCTGCGCACGGCGTTCGCCTATTCGCTGAACACCGTGGCGGCGAAGCTTGGGCAGCAGGTCGGCTTCACCACCGTTGCCGACATGGCTCGGCGTTTCGGCATCACATCCACGATCAACACGCATCCGTCGATGGTCCTTGGAACCTCGGACGTCCGCCTGATCGACATGACCCGCGCCTTCGCCAGCGTTGCCAACAAGGGCGTGGCGGTGACGCCGTTTGGCATCACCAAGGTGACGGCGAACAATGAAGTGATCTTCGAGCATGAGGTGGATCGCAGCCGCGTGCTTGTCGCGCCCTATGTCGCGGCGCAGATGACGGATCTGCTTCAGACGGCGGTCAACACCGGTACCGGCCGCGCGGCGCAGATCGGACGGCCGGTGGCTGGCAAGACCGGCACCACCTCTTCATCCAAGGACGGATGGTTTCTTGGCTTCTCGTCCGGGCTCACGACGGGCGTCTGGATGGGGCGTGACGATGCGAAGGCGGTCGGCGGCCTGCAGGGCGGCGCGGCGCCGGCGCGCGCTTTTGCGCAGTTCATGGGCAAGGCGGTGTCGAAGCGGCCGATCGAACAGTTCGAAACCGAAGTGACGCTCCCCGAATGGCAGCTGGAGCCAGATGAAGAGAGCTATTTCGGGGAGCCGGACAATAGCGTCTTCGTGGATGAAACCGGCGCGCCGATCGCGGTGGACGGCGTGCCACTGCCGGATGACGGCTATGGCCGGGGCGTTGAGCGACCCTCGCCGCGTGGCGAACGTCCGGTTCCCGAAGGCTATTATGAGGAACCGCCAGCGCCGGCGGCGCCCGAACAGCGGCTGGATCAGGATTGGATCGACCGCGTGACGGGGCGCGAGCCGCCCCGCGAACCGCGTCGCGATCGACGGGTTCAGCCGCCGCCGCCGCCGGTCGAGGAACGCCCATACCAGTGA
- a CDS encoding SCO family protein has protein sequence MNVRALAWLVPLALVACSPAQSPARPPLEGARIGGSFTLTDQDGKRLSDSSLAGRYRIMYFGYTFCPDVCPVDVQNLAAALKLLDKSDPELAQRIVPVFVTIDPVRDTPAVLKQFVSAFHPRMIGLTGTQDEISKVAKEFAIFYQRGKGTPDGYLMDHSRQAYLMSPEGKPLALLPQDSAPQAIADEIKRWAE, from the coding sequence ATGAATGTCCGTGCCCTTGCCTGGTTAGTGCCACTCGCCCTTGTCGCCTGCTCCCCGGCGCAATCGCCGGCCCGCCCGCCGCTGGAAGGGGCGAGGATCGGCGGTTCGTTCACGCTGACCGATCAGGATGGAAAGCGCCTGTCCGACTCGTCCCTCGCGGGCCGGTACCGGATCATGTATTTCGGTTACACCTTCTGTCCGGACGTCTGCCCCGTCGACGTGCAGAACCTGGCAGCCGCGCTGAAGCTGCTCGACAAGAGCGATCCGGAGCTGGCCCAGCGGATCGTTCCCGTGTTCGTCACCATCGACCCGGTGCGCGATACACCGGCGGTTCTGAAGCAGTTCGTCTCCGCCTTTCACCCGCGGATGATTGGCCTGACCGGGACGCAGGACGAAATATCCAAGGTGGCCAAGGAGTTCGCCATCTTCTATCAGCGAGGCAAGGGCACGCCGGACGGCTATCTGATGGATCACAGCCGCCAGGCTTACCTGATGTCGCCAGAGGGAAAGCCGCTCGCCTTGCTCCCGCAGGACAGCGCACCTCAGGCGATTGCCGATGAGATCAAACGCTGGGCCGAATGA
- a CDS encoding YcgN family cysteine cluster protein, translating into MNRFWEDTPLDKLDRAQWEALCDGCGKCCLHKLEDEETGELFATNVACRLLDRRSGQCSNYRHRHAYVSECVRLSMRNVDAIEWLPSTCAYRLRLNGEPLPAWHYLVSGDREAVHRAGESVRGWTISEDDAGELEYHMTDRRL; encoded by the coding sequence ATGAACCGCTTCTGGGAAGACACGCCGCTCGACAAGCTGGACCGCGCGCAGTGGGAGGCGCTGTGCGACGGCTGCGGCAAGTGCTGCCTCCACAAGCTGGAGGATGAGGAAACAGGCGAGCTGTTCGCCACCAACGTTGCTTGTCGCCTGCTCGACCGCCGCAGCGGCCAATGTTCCAATTACCGCCATCGCCACGCCTATGTCTCGGAATGCGTGCGCCTTTCCATGCGCAACGTGGATGCGATCGAGTGGCTGCCCAGCACCTGCGCCTACCGGCTGCGTTTGAATGGCGAGCCGCTGCCGGCATGGCATTACCTTGTCTCCGGTGATCGCGAGGCGGTGCATCGCGCCGGCGAGTCCGTTCGCGGATGGACGATCAGCGAAGATGATGCCGGCGAACTGGAGTATCACATGACGGATCGCCGGCTGTGA